TATGGATCAGAATGCGCCCTTATGATTCTGTGTTTTTGTCCAATGGGTTTGTAAAGTTCACGAGCAATGACCCTCTGTACCACATGCGTACCTTAAATCTTCTCCTTGAAAATTATCCCAACAGGGTGTTTTTCAACCCCATGACCAACTATCCTAACGGGAGTTACATCCATTTCGGTCCTCTTTTTGACCAGATGATGGCGATAACCGCTCTGGCCCTGGGAATGGGTAGTCCCGGTCAGGATCTGGTTAACACTATAGGAACTTACTTCCCTGCCGTTCTCGGAGCCCTTACTGTCATTCCTGTTTACTACATCGGAAAATATCTAGGCGGTCATAAAACAGGGATACTTGCGGCAATCCTTATCGCTTTTGCTCCAGGGCAGTTTTTGTCCCGTTCACTGCTTGGCTTTACGGATCACCACGTAGCCGAATCTCTGTTCAGTACTCTCTTCATAATGTTTTTCATGCTGGCAATAATTACCGCAAAGAAAAAAAATCTACATTTTGAAGATGTATTGAATAAAAATCTCACTGTTGTTAAAGAGCCACTTATCTATTCCGTTATTGCCGGTGTCATGTACTCTGCCTACCAGCTTTCGTGGCCTGGAGCTTCTCTTTTCTTGCTTGTTGCTCTGGTTTATGCCGTTATCCAGTATATCCTTGATAACTTCCACCATGAGTCAAGCGATTACCTCGGGTTTACAGGCATTATCACATTCCTGGTAAGTGCCATACTCGTACTTCCTTTTGTCCATCCTGATATGGGTTTTTCGCTTTACTATTACTCATGGTTCCATGTTGCAACTGCGATTGGAGCAGTAGCAGGTTTTGGAGTTTTGAGTTTTATTCAAAGGGAGTTTAAAAACAGGAATCTAAAAACTTACTATTACCCTCTGGCAATTCTCGGAATTGGTGTTCTGGGACTGCTTGCAACAAGAGTTATGTCTCCATCAATTTATTCTCTTATCATAAACGCTCCCCATACAGTGTTTGGAGTCCAGACAGGTGGACCAGCAACAATCGGTGAAGCCAGTTCTATGTTTTATTATGATGGAAAGTTCACTTTATTGAGGGCTTTTTCAAACTTCACAGTCTCTGGGTTTTTTGTCTCAATCCTTGGAATGTTTGTCCTCTTGGTTAGTGTGTTCCGGAAAGCAAAACCCGAAGAATTACTGGTTCTAATCTGGAGCATTTTAATGCTTTTTGCAATTTACGGTCAGAACCGTTTTGCTTATTACTACTCCATCAATGTGTCAATTCTCAGTGCCTATGTAGGAGGTCTGCTTCTTGACAAGGTTAAATGGAGTCAGCTCAGTGAGAAGTTTAAAACCACTGTAAAGTCTCCTTCAGATCTCCAGGGCTTCCTGAAGTTCGTCAAAGTAGAGCAGGTTCTTGCGGTACTGGCTATAGCAGTTATTCTTATTTATCCGGTATATGGAGCTGCTCTGGAGCAATCAACCGGTTCGAATGATCCAGACAGTACCTGGATAGAAGCCTGTCTGTGGCTTCAGTCGTATACTCCTGACCCTGGCATGGATTACAACGCTATTTATGAGGCTCCTGAAGATGGAGAGCTTTTCGATTACCCTGATACTGCATATGGAGTCATGTCGTGGTGGGATTACGGCCATTACATAGAAACCCTCGGGCACAGGATGCCCAATGCGAATCCTTTCCAGGCTGGAATCGGAGGGCGAAGAGGAAGCATAAATGAAGAGAACCAGCCAGGGGCTGCAACCTTTTTTACTGCCCAGTCAGAAGAAGAGGCAACTGCAGTGCTTGAAGCTGTTCACCCTGACCCGGATAAAGCCGGAGCGCGTTATATCGTATCCGATGGAAAAATGGCTACTACTATATTCATGGCAATGCCAGAATGGACTCTTGATACCGCAGGATACTACCAGCCTTACTGGACAGGCAGCAGCTACACATACCTTCCTTCCATGCGTTACTTCGATTCAATGGAGTCCAGACTGCACATTCTTGATGGAAACGGTCTTAAACAGTACCGTCTTGTCCACGAAACCTGGGCTTATCAGACTCAGGAATCTGTTTATAAACAGGTCTATAACCTTCTTCACGGAAGTAGTATCCCTGAGGTTGATACCGGTTATGTCAAGATTTTCGAGTACGTTAAGGGTGCAAAAGTCACAGGAACGGCTTCTCCTAACGAGACCGTCAATATAAAGACTACAATTTTAACGGGTCAGGGAAGGACCTTTGAGTACTCCCAGTCAACAACTTCCGACTCTGAAGGCAGGTATGAGTTCACCGTGCCTTACTCAACCGAAGGTCCCATCTCAGGGGAAACTCAGTTCGATACTGCTCCTGCAGGTCCCTATGTCGTAAGCTATGGGAACACTACCAGGGAAGTAAGGGTCAATGAAGAAGCTGTGTTAAAAGGAGAGGAAGTAAAGGTCTGATGAAGGCAAGAAACTGGAGATTTAATCCAAAGAAGCAGGTTTAAGTTCCAGTTTCTGCTGCACATCTTCTTTTCCTTCTTATTTTTATTCTTTCTTTACTTTTTTATTTTATATCCGCTACCTAAATATACTATTAAAAAACCTACTTCACAGGTGATGTGTGATGGAAAACCCTATCAAAGGCCGAGTCTGGAAATTCGGAAACGATATAGATACCGATTTAATCATCCCGGGAAAGTACCTGCGGACAAAGGATATGCAGGTTTTTGCAGCTCATGCTATGGAAGGCATTGACCCTGAGTTTGCAAAAAAGGCAAATCCCGGGGATATTATTGTTGCAGGGGACAATTTTGGCTGCGGTTCCTCAAGAGAACAGGCTCCTCTTGCTTTAAAGCATGCAGGAATAGCCTGTGTTGTAGCAAAGTCTTTTGCAAGGATATTTTTTAGAAACGCAATTAACGTTGGGCTACCCCTGATGGAAGCTGACATTGAATGCGAGGAAGGAGACGAGATTGAAGTTGATCTGCTCAAAGGTGAAGTCAGAGTTTTCGGAAAAGGTGTATTTAAAGGGAACAAGTTGCCAGACTTCCTGCTAGATATGCTTACGGACGGCGGGCTTGTTGGGCATAGGAAAAAAGTTCAGAGTCAGCAGAAAGAAGAGTCAATTTAACTGATCATTTAGTAACGAAATTAATCAAGTCTTACCTATATCACCTATACTACCTGATCAATAAATCTGTGAGATCTACCAATTAACAGCACAAATAGCCGATACTTATGATTTTTCCAGATGAGTACAAACATGTGGGAGTAACAAAAGCCCTCCCTGCAGGCACTGAAGAGCTAATTTATTTCCTTACGGAGTACCTGATCGAAGAAAGAGAAAATCACGAAACAGGTAGCTCTGAATATGCAGTTTACCATGTTATTAAGAGCGGAGACGGACTTCTCAGAAAGGTTGAAGCTCTCGAGCTGATTGCTTCAGGAGAAGAAGTTGTCAGATACGACAGAGAACTAAATATAAAAGACCGTACCCTCCTGATTGAAACCGCATTAAAACTTTGCAAGGGCAAAGTAAGCACTGTTATTTTTACTGGCGTAGATAGACATGTTACAATTGTTCATGAGCCTGATCCCTCCGGTATTCTCGAAATAGAAATTCTTGATGTCGCACCCCCTGAGCCTGCCTGGCTTTCCCAGGTCGTGAGGAGGCTTGAAGCCAGCGGGATTTTCGGGGACCTTCAGGTTCGGTTTACTGAAAAGATAATTGACCTCAGGCGTTTTGAAGGGGAAAGAACTGTTTTTCCATGCAGTGCATCAGGGCTTGAAGGGAAATGCCTTGACTCTGATATTCTTACCGAAGACGGGCATCTGCTTATAGGGTGTGAGATTTCAAAAACTCTTTTTGAGATGCGTTTTCCGGAACTTGAATACTCCTTCATAAACATCTGTCCTTTTAAATCGGAAATAGTCGTACCTTCAAAAGCCTTCATTACGCGCTGTTGCAGGTCAGAAAAGTCAGGGGTTGTAAATATTTCAGGTTTTGAAGGGGCTGTTGTCCACTGGGGAGCGTCGGAATACCAGGTTGCAGAAGCTATCAGAAATCTTGTAAACAGACTCAGGAATAAAGACAGTTCATTACAAAATCAGTAATGCAGCCAGAAAACCTTTAAGTACCAGGTTACTTATTGTTCGAAACTCATGTAAAATGAAGGTGGAATAACTTTTCGATGCCTTTTCTAACAAATTTCCTTTTAGGGCTCGGGCTTGCAATGGATGCTTTTGCAGTTTCCATGTCAAGCGGCACTACAGTTCGGCCTTTCAGGGTAAGCGATGCCCTTAAGCTGGCTGTTTTTTTCGGGAGCTTTCAGGCTCTTATGCCGGTACTGGGCTGGATTGGAGGAAGTACGGTAAGCGGTTTTGTTTCAGATTATGCTCCCTGGATTGCGTTCGGGCTTCTTGCTTTTATCGGGGGTAAAATGATTTACGAAGCTCTTTACGGGGATCCGGATGGGAAGGTAAATTCACTTAATTACTCCGTGCTTTTCCTTTTAGCAGTTGCAACAAGCATAGACGCCCTTGCAGTGGGGATAAGCTTTGCTTTTCTGGGGACACCTATTCTTGGACCCGTTATTATTATAGGCTGTGTAACTTTTGTCATGTCTTTTTGCGGGGCAATTCTGGGATACCGGATAGGTCATTTCTTTGAGCACGAAGTTGAGATCCTCGGCGGGCTCATCCTTATCGGGCTTGGTGTAAAAATCCTTGCCGAACACCTGCTCTGGATCTGAAAAATATGTTGAGAATCTGAAAAAGTTACGCCAGATTCATATACCTCCAGCCATACATCCAGTACCATGAAACTCGCGGTAATCAAAGGAGATGGGATTGGCAGAGAGGTCATTCCTGCAGCTGTTGAAGTTCTGGACGCTTTCGGGCTTGAGCTTGAAAAAGTGCCTCTGGAACTCGGCTATGCAAGGTGGAAAAGCACAGGCACTGCAATGTCAGAAGAAGACATAGAAACCATAAAGAGCTGTGATGCAGTGCTTTTCGGGGCAGTCACCACAGTGCCTGATCCGAGTTATAAAAGTGTGCTCCTCACTATCCGTAAAGAGCTCGACCTCTATGCCAATATTCGGCCTGTAAAACCCCTCCCCGGAATAGTAGGTGTTACCGGGAGAAATGATTTCGATTTTATTATTATCAGGGAAAATACCGAAGGGCTGTACTCAGGGATTGAGGAAATAGGCCCTGATTTTTCCTGGACGAAAAGAGTAGTTACCCGAAAAGGATCTGAGAGGATTGCAGAATTTGCCTGCGAACTTGCAAAAAAGAGATCCAATAAACTGACCATTGTCCATAAATCCAATGTCCTGAAGTCAGACAAACTTTTCCTTGATGTTTGCAGGCAAACTGCAGACGCTTATGGGGTTGAGTATGGAGATATGCTGGTAGATTCCATGGCTTACAGCCTTATGATGCACCCTGAAAAGTACGATGTTGTGGTTACCACGAACCTTTTCGGGGATATCCTTAGC
The genomic region above belongs to Methanosarcina horonobensis HB-1 = JCM 15518 and contains:
- a CDS encoding manganese efflux pump MntP — encoded protein: MPFLTNFLLGLGLAMDAFAVSMSSGTTVRPFRVSDALKLAVFFGSFQALMPVLGWIGGSTVSGFVSDYAPWIAFGLLAFIGGKMIYEALYGDPDGKVNSLNYSVLFLLAVATSIDALAVGISFAFLGTPILGPVIIIGCVTFVMSFCGAILGYRIGHFFEHEVEILGGLILIGLGVKILAEHLLWI
- a CDS encoding oligosaccharyl transferase, archaeosortase A system-associated, whose protein sequence is MDPENRPVPMFKSKIKSSLPYTLAVAIIGFISLWIRMRPYDSVFLSNGFVKFTSNDPLYHMRTLNLLLENYPNRVFFNPMTNYPNGSYIHFGPLFDQMMAITALALGMGSPGQDLVNTIGTYFPAVLGALTVIPVYYIGKYLGGHKTGILAAILIAFAPGQFLSRSLLGFTDHHVAESLFSTLFIMFFMLAIITAKKKNLHFEDVLNKNLTVVKEPLIYSVIAGVMYSAYQLSWPGASLFLLVALVYAVIQYILDNFHHESSDYLGFTGIITFLVSAILVLPFVHPDMGFSLYYYSWFHVATAIGAVAGFGVLSFIQREFKNRNLKTYYYPLAILGIGVLGLLATRVMSPSIYSLIINAPHTVFGVQTGGPATIGEASSMFYYDGKFTLLRAFSNFTVSGFFVSILGMFVLLVSVFRKAKPEELLVLIWSILMLFAIYGQNRFAYYYSINVSILSAYVGGLLLDKVKWSQLSEKFKTTVKSPSDLQGFLKFVKVEQVLAVLAIAVILIYPVYGAALEQSTGSNDPDSTWIEACLWLQSYTPDPGMDYNAIYEAPEDGELFDYPDTAYGVMSWWDYGHYIETLGHRMPNANPFQAGIGGRRGSINEENQPGAATFFTAQSEEEATAVLEAVHPDPDKAGARYIVSDGKMATTIFMAMPEWTLDTAGYYQPYWTGSSYTYLPSMRYFDSMESRLHILDGNGLKQYRLVHETWAYQTQESVYKQVYNLLHGSSIPEVDTGYVKIFEYVKGAKVTGTASPNETVNIKTTILTGQGRTFEYSQSTTSDSEGRYEFTVPYSTEGPISGETQFDTAPAGPYVVSYGNTTREVRVNEEAVLKGEEVKV
- the hacB gene encoding homoaconitase small subunit, with the protein product MENPIKGRVWKFGNDIDTDLIIPGKYLRTKDMQVFAAHAMEGIDPEFAKKANPGDIIVAGDNFGCGSSREQAPLALKHAGIACVVAKSFARIFFRNAINVGLPLMEADIECEEGDEIEVDLLKGEVRVFGKGVFKGNKLPDFLLDMLTDGGLVGHRKKVQSQQKEESI
- a CDS encoding isocitrate/isopropylmalate dehydrogenase family protein, with the translated sequence MKLAVIKGDGIGREVIPAAVEVLDAFGLELEKVPLELGYARWKSTGTAMSEEDIETIKSCDAVLFGAVTTVPDPSYKSVLLTIRKELDLYANIRPVKPLPGIVGVTGRNDFDFIIIRENTEGLYSGIEEIGPDFSWTKRVVTRKGSERIAEFACELAKKRSNKLTIVHKSNVLKSDKLFLDVCRQTADAYGVEYGDMLVDSMAYSLMMHPEKYDVVVTTNLFGDILSDMCAALVGSLGLVPSANIGKKYAFFEPVHGSAPDIAGKGVSNPIAAILCVKMLLEWMGKPEALLIDDAIACVLQKKIITPDLGGGASTAEVGHKVAKYVTQNLKQ
- a CDS encoding DUF7714 family protein; this translates as MIFPDEYKHVGVTKALPAGTEELIYFLTEYLIEERENHETGSSEYAVYHVIKSGDGLLRKVEALELIASGEEVVRYDRELNIKDRTLLIETALKLCKGKVSTVIFTGVDRHVTIVHEPDPSGILEIEILDVAPPEPAWLSQVVRRLEASGIFGDLQVRFTEKIIDLRRFEGERTVFPCSASGLEGKCLDSDILTEDGHLLIGCEISKTLFEMRFPELEYSFINICPFKSEIVVPSKAFITRCCRSEKSGVVNISGFEGAVVHWGASEYQVAEAIRNLVNRLRNKDSSLQNQ